One window of the Benincasa hispida cultivar B227 chromosome 3, ASM972705v1, whole genome shotgun sequence genome contains the following:
- the LOC120072533 gene encoding peamaclein-like: MKSASVILVLLSLILSSFLLQYAIADSSTTYAPSVCDSKCGVRCLNAGVKDRCLKYCGICCQQCNCVPSGTYGNKSECPCYRDKLNSKGKSKCP; this comes from the exons ATGAAATCTGCTTCTGTCATTTTGGTTCTTCTTTCATTGATTCTGAGCTCTTTCCTCCTCCAATATGCCATTGCTGATTCCTCTACAACCTATGCTCCAA GTGTTTGTGATTCAAAATGTGGGGTAAGATGCTTGAATGCAGGGGTGAAGGACAGGTGCTTGAAGTATTGTGGAATCTGCTGCCAACAGTGCAATTGTGTGCCCTCTGGAACCTATGGAAACAAGTCAGAATGCCCTTGTTATAGAGACAAGTTGAACTCCAAGGGAAAATCTAAATGCccttaa
- the LOC120072531 gene encoding uncharacterized protein LOC120072531 has product MPSWVLKFQTPLDCFRESYPDNRLIPDVPLRVFRCVVFVHTHGPNRTKFTPRAQKCVFAGYPLHQCGYKCYHPSSRKYFVSMDVIFFEDHPFFPLSPLQGESTSEETHRGPSLSILPELNPKISVNEPILPTEQIPWIMYYRRNLRKEIPPHVTFLTPVHESERVSVPDTSTHIPDNGNINANNDACVESDVSKDRKDSDSTKDCTENVIDTSGGNCEEPVPTENVVDLGEDPLEDKTYEQNAKFSRGKKEKKDHNASLDLPITLRKGTRSCTKYPLQSYLSYNNLSPVFKALTTSLGTITIPSKCSNGDSRMESCSHGRNGGT; this is encoded by the coding sequence ATGCCTTCCTGGGTCTTAAAATTCCAAACCCCTTTAGACTGTTTCAGAGAGTCTTATCCTGATAACCGACTCATCCCTGATGTTCCGCTTCGGGTGTTTAGGTGCGTTGTGTTTGTCCATACTCATGGCCCTAATCGAACCAAATTTACCCCCCGGGCCCAAAAGTGTGTCTTTGCGGGATACCCATTGCATCAATGTGGGTACAAATGTTACCATCCTTCTTCTCGAAAGTATTTTGTCTCCATGGATGTGATCTTCTTCGAAGATCATCCCTTCTTTCCCCTTAGTCCTCTTCAGGGGGAGAGTACAAGTGAAGAGACTCACCGGGGTCCGAGTCTGTCAATCTTACCTGAACTGAATCCTAAAATAAGTGTCAACGAACCCATTCTGCCCACCGAACAAATCCCATGGATCATGTACTATAGGAGGAATCTCAGAAAGGAAATACCGCCGCATGTTACTTTTCTAACTCCTGTCCATGAGTCAGAACGGGTATCAGTTCCAGATACGAGTACTCATATACCTGATAATGGTAACATTAATGCTAACAATGATGCTTGTGTTGAAAGTGACGTAAGTAAAGACAGGAAAGATAGTGACAGTACTAAGGACTGTACCGAGAATGTAATTGATACAAGTGGTGGTAACTGTGAAGAACCGGTCCCAACAGAGAATGTTGTTGACCTTGGAGAAGATCCCTTAGAAGATAAGACATATGAACAGAATGCTAAATTCAGTAGGggaaaaaaggagaagaaagatcATAATGCCTCTCTTGATCTTCCTATTACCTTAAGGAAGGGTACAAGATCATGCACGAAGTATCCTCTGCAGAGTTACTTGTCTTATAACAACTTGTCTCCTGTATTTAAAGCCCTCACTACAAGCCTAGGCACAATTACAATACCAAGCAAATGTAGTAATGGAGATTCCCGAATGGAGAGCTGCAGTCATGGAAGAAATGGGGGCACTTGA